One genomic region from Sulfurimonas sp. encodes:
- a CDS encoding metallophosphoesterase family protein yields the protein MNVLINYIMVFMLAGHLVLSLEAKEFSFIVMGDTRTEPYLTGGKEQTPQIIEIIQKRYNCDKKDIELNFDDLGLELIQVKIDMQTYSILMKYESGWVKALIFVDKKSKKSQIMMRDSGRKWVNNQIISTMRREKSSFIIHGGDIQLFSFQGEHLNSNPYYQLFNDELLMRLPDESKLFPVIGNHEVWGSEEKITGFRSTFPWLEEFGFSVENRIYSFIYDNNSFIFLDSGGYVNGKERWGSKHPDFSTQMKYLKDKLEEAKRDNIEHVFVTYHKPSFNKIGHNPLPKEQSPHKILKQYSKDLSIFVFSSHVHTTEHYVVDGINYQVIGGSGAPQKMELAKNPSKEKELYWGTKDRFEEYNYLKVDVNSSKIKGTIHRFRPLDSWKPYSTKVIFQKSIK from the coding sequence ATGAATGTCTTGATTAATTATATTATGGTTTTTATGTTAGCTGGTCATCTAGTTCTCTCTCTTGAAGCTAAAGAGTTTTCATTTATAGTCATGGGAGATACGAGAACTGAACCATACTTAACGGGTGGGAAGGAGCAAACACCACAAATTATAGAGATAATTCAAAAACGATATAACTGTGATAAGAAAGATATTGAATTAAATTTTGATGATTTAGGCTTGGAGCTTATTCAGGTAAAGATAGACATGCAAACATATAGTATTCTCATGAAATATGAAAGTGGTTGGGTAAAAGCACTTATATTTGTAGATAAGAAAAGTAAAAAAAGTCAGATAATGATGCGTGATTCAGGTAGAAAATGGGTTAATAATCAGATTATTTCTACTATGAGAAGAGAAAAATCTTCTTTTATTATCCATGGTGGTGATATTCAACTTTTTTCTTTTCAAGGTGAACATTTAAATTCCAATCCATACTATCAACTTTTCAATGATGAACTTTTAATGAGACTACCTGATGAGTCGAAGTTATTTCCTGTTATAGGTAACCATGAAGTTTGGGGCAGTGAAGAGAAAATTACTGGATTTAGGTCAACATTCCCGTGGTTAGAAGAGTTTGGTTTTAGTGTTGAGAACCGTATCTATAGTTTTATTTATGATAATAACAGTTTTATATTTTTAGATAGCGGTGGTTATGTAAATGGTAAGGAAAGATGGGGAAGTAAACATCCAGATTTCAGTACACAAATGAAATATTTAAAAGATAAATTAGAAGAGGCAAAAAGAGATAATATAGAGCATGTTTTTGTCACATACCATAAGCCATCTTTTAATAAGATTGGTCATAATCCATTACCAAAAGAGCAAAGTCCACATAAAATTTTAAAACAATATTCTAAGGACTTAAGTATATTTGTTTTTAGTAGCCATGTTCATACCACTGAGCATTATGTTGTAGATGGAATCAACTATCAGGTTATTGGTGGAAGTGGTGCACCACAAAAAATGGAACTTGCTAAAAATCCATCAAAAGAAAAAGAACTTTACTGGGGTACAAAAGACAGGTTTGAAGAGTACAACTATTTAAAAGTGGATGTAAATTCTTCAAAGATAAAAGGTACTATCCATAGATTCCGTCCACTTGATTCATGGAAACCATACAGTACTAAAGTTATTTTTCAAAAGAGTATAAAGTGA
- a CDS encoding AEC family transporter, which produces MDKYLETFSSISVLVMLICIVVLFRFSGVLKKEDGMLFSKIVTHITLPAVIFSVMSHSKALEWEYALAILFVLLSEILVLLMAWFIGIRLNISNEKLGTLMIVSAFGSSALLGYAVIGEVFPSNVKALSEAVLISELGVGIGFFTIGTMVAVYFGTNTSQKQTPLQIISIFLISPIFLSIIAGLAYSLLNLPTQIPIIKEIFDAISLISKANTFFVALTVGVILQFNSLRSIISLAIVVVLLKLLVSPLLVWIASFSLDLSSSQLEVVMIESAMPSAMLSVVLAKRYGCDAELASKLVFITTIFSILTIPLLLGAL; this is translated from the coding sequence ATGGATAAATACTTAGAAACTTTTTCATCAATTTCCGTATTGGTTATGCTTATCTGTATTGTTGTATTGTTTCGTTTTAGCGGTGTATTGAAAAAAGAAGATGGCATGCTTTTTTCTAAAATTGTTACACATATAACACTTCCAGCGGTCATATTTTCTGTAATGTCCCACTCTAAGGCACTAGAATGGGAATATGCACTAGCTATACTCTTTGTGTTGTTGAGTGAGATATTGGTTTTGCTGATGGCTTGGTTTATTGGAATAAGACTAAATATAAGCAATGAGAAATTAGGAACTCTGATGATTGTATCAGCTTTTGGAAGTTCCGCTTTACTTGGTTATGCCGTTATTGGAGAAGTTTTTCCATCAAATGTAAAAGCTCTTTCCGAAGCGGTATTGATTTCGGAACTTGGTGTCGGAATAGGGTTTTTTACTATAGGTACAATGGTAGCTGTATATTTTGGAACAAACACATCCCAAAAGCAGACACCATTGCAAATTATAAGCATATTTTTAATATCACCAATATTTTTATCTATTATCGCAGGATTAGCATACTCATTATTAAATTTACCAACTCAAATCCCAATTATTAAAGAGATTTTTGATGCTATATCTCTAATAAGTAAAGCAAATACCTTTTTTGTAGCCTTAACGGTTGGTGTGATACTTCAGTTTAATAGTCTTCGTTCTATTATATCCTTGGCTATTGTAGTGGTTTTACTAAAATTATTAGTTAGCCCACTTTTAGTCTGGATAGCCTCTTTTAGTTTAGACTTAAGTAGTTCACAACTAGAAGTAGTAATGATAGAATCTGCTATGCCATCAGCGATGTTAAGTGTAGTTTTAGCAAAAAGATATGGATGTGACGCTGAATTGGCTTCTAAACTTGTATTTATTACTACTATATTTAGCATTCTTACAATTCCACTTTTATTGGGGGCATTATGA
- a CDS encoding 4'-phosphopantetheinyl transferase family protein — MNALEKVYSDENYEIFVFAIEQNSSMVDTSIIPNEQLDKIQKYKQDIDKIKRYLARTFLFEHCAKKYGLKDFSFIYTNKKRPKFKHSKVDFSISYSKNLIAVALSTNATVGVDIEFMEPSIVSKSIAAEFMNTIQLSKFNTLTKKDRDNYFYKMWTSKESLLKAMGDGLYINPKTVTNEIGDFFYFKDYIISFTKTNLRNTNHG, encoded by the coding sequence ATGAATGCTTTAGAAAAAGTTTATAGTGATGAAAATTATGAAATATTTGTCTTTGCCATAGAGCAAAATAGTTCTATGGTTGACACTTCTATAATTCCTAACGAACAGCTAGACAAGATACAAAAGTATAAACAAGACATAGACAAGATTAAGAGATACTTAGCAAGAACTTTTCTTTTTGAGCATTGCGCAAAGAAATATGGTTTAAAAGATTTTTCTTTTATTTACACTAATAAGAAAAGACCAAAGTTTAAACATTCGAAAGTTGATTTTAGTATCTCTTATTCTAAAAATTTAATAGCTGTCGCATTATCTACAAATGCTACAGTAGGAGTAGATATAGAGTTTATGGAACCATCTATAGTATCTAAGAGTATAGCCGCGGAGTTTATGAATACAATACAACTCTCGAAGTTTAATACTTTGACAAAAAAAGATAGAGATAATTACTTTTACAAAATGTGGACATCTAAAGAGTCTTTACTTAAAGCTATGGGAGATGGACTTTACATTAATCCAAAAACTGTCACAAACGAGATAGGCGATTTTTTTTATTTTAAAGATTATATTATTAGTTTCACAAAAACCAATTTAAGGAATACAAATCATGGATAA